A single region of the Latilactobacillus curvatus JCM 1096 = DSM 20019 genome encodes:
- a CDS encoding LemA family protein translates to MLWFIIIIILLVVGAVGFYISTYNNMVKSRNWTDEAWSQIDVQLKRRNDLIPNLVSTVKGYAKHEQDTLEKVIKMRNQLVEMPADNRQATMEASNQLTDSLKSVFALSESYPDLKADAEFTKLMEELTNTENKIAYARQLFNSSATRYNNQIQTFPGNILAGAHNFQKTAYLETPVEEKVAPKVSFE, encoded by the coding sequence ATGTTATGGTTTATTATTATCATTATTTTGTTAGTGGTTGGCGCAGTTGGCTTCTATATCAGCACCTACAATAACATGGTCAAGAGTCGGAACTGGACAGATGAAGCATGGAGCCAAATCGATGTACAACTCAAACGGCGGAATGACTTGATTCCAAACTTAGTATCGACCGTGAAAGGTTATGCTAAGCATGAACAAGACACGTTGGAAAAAGTCATCAAGATGCGGAATCAATTGGTTGAAATGCCAGCTGATAATCGGCAAGCAACAATGGAGGCTTCTAATCAATTAACGGATTCATTGAAAAGCGTTTTCGCCTTGTCAGAAAGCTATCCAGATTTAAAAGCGGACGCAGAATTTACGAAGTTAATGGAAGAATTGACGAATACGGAAAATAAAATTGCGTATGCACGTCAATTGTTTAACTCAAGTGCTACCCGTTACAACAACCAAATTCAAACTTTCCCTGGTAATATTTTGGCAGGTGCTCACAATTTCCAAAAGACAGCTTACTTAGAAACGCCAGTTGAGGAAAAAGTAGCACCTAAAGTTTCCTTTGAATAG
- a CDS encoding SMI1/KNR4 family protein has product MFTAQPAIANVDLTAPRMIVDDPRIPMSYQALCQTTNGGFLTNFSLPTSEPTSDGLADVECHYLAGIAHNGEAVIQAPDLPDYLVPFSQHQQQYFVFDCQQASAEPPIRYIDTEVDQWLTVADSLDSFLEQLGPKVIDLNPDNELTPLQRNHYLLVAQGAQLDTLLARYEADADKEWLFDWLLYFAEHGTPAQQASALTAYDTQRLYFKRQLPRAKDAQLTALFEQLPHLKDAYHAHQQAWSPL; this is encoded by the coding sequence ATGTTTACTGCACAGCCAGCAATTGCGAATGTTGATTTAACTGCACCACGGATGATTGTCGATGACCCTCGGATTCCCATGAGTTATCAGGCACTTTGTCAAACAACCAATGGCGGTTTTTTGACTAACTTTAGCCTTCCTACGAGTGAGCCAACAAGTGATGGTCTCGCCGACGTTGAGTGTCATTATTTAGCTGGCATTGCTCACAACGGTGAAGCAGTCATCCAAGCCCCCGACTTGCCCGATTACTTAGTCCCTTTTAGTCAGCATCAACAGCAGTACTTTGTATTTGATTGCCAACAAGCCTCAGCTGAACCACCGATTCGCTACATAGATACTGAGGTCGATCAATGGTTAACCGTTGCTGATTCGCTGGATAGTTTTCTCGAACAATTAGGTCCCAAAGTAATTGATCTAAATCCAGATAATGAGTTAACCCCTTTGCAGCGTAACCATTACTTGTTAGTGGCACAGGGAGCACAGCTAGACACTTTGCTAGCCCGTTATGAAGCCGATGCTGATAAAGAATGGCTGTTTGATTGGCTACTCTATTTTGCCGAACACGGTACACCAGCCCAACAAGCAAGCGCATTGACTGCCTACGACACTCAGCGGTTGTACTTTAAACGCCAGCTGCCACGAGCTAAAGATGCGCAACTGACTGCCCTCTTTGAACAACTCCCACACTTAAAAGACGCCTACCACGCACATCAGCAAGCGTGGTCGCCGCTTTAA
- a CDS encoding multidrug efflux MFS transporter has product MLTNIRQRLFRRRAQWEQNLVVLWFGNFMAGVAFSLIMPFMSLYIDTLGNFTTAQLSLWSGVTYSITFLVTALISPWWGKIADRRGRKLMLLRASLGLAIVLGAMGLVQNIYELIGLRLLQGFFSGYISNSNALIATSAPQEKSGQALGTLTTGSVSGTLLGPLLGGIIAQATGYRTTFFITGTILFIVFILCLVFVHEDFTPVEKGDQVPGRQLIHELKYPHLIIGMFVTTMIIQASNNSISPLLSLYVRQLMHHGNNVALVSGVVAATPGIATLIAAPRFGALGDRIGSEKILLGGLIFAVFVYVPQAFVQNVWQLGALRLLVGVADAALLPQVQTILAKYSPHSSAGRIFSYNQSFQAMGNVAGPLIGSSVSGLFGYSGVFLSTTVLVIVNLFWVRQNTKVLREEHEIQK; this is encoded by the coding sequence ATGTTGACTAACATTCGTCAACGTTTATTCAGACGCCGCGCACAATGGGAACAGAACCTCGTCGTTTTATGGTTTGGTAATTTCATGGCCGGGGTTGCTTTTAGTTTGATTATGCCATTTATGTCGTTATACATTGACACACTTGGCAACTTTACAACGGCCCAACTGAGTTTATGGAGTGGGGTGACCTATTCTATTACCTTCTTGGTTACCGCTCTGATTTCACCATGGTGGGGCAAAATTGCTGACCGCCGTGGTCGCAAATTAATGTTACTCCGCGCCTCATTAGGACTAGCGATTGTCCTGGGTGCGATGGGCTTAGTCCAAAATATTTATGAATTAATTGGTTTGCGACTATTACAAGGCTTCTTCTCGGGTTATATCAGTAATTCAAACGCCTTAATTGCCACTTCAGCACCACAAGAAAAAAGTGGTCAAGCTTTAGGCACCCTGACCACCGGAAGTGTTTCCGGAACCTTATTAGGCCCGTTGTTGGGTGGGATTATCGCCCAAGCAACCGGCTATCGAACAACCTTCTTCATTACCGGTACCATCTTGTTCATCGTCTTTATCCTCTGTCTGGTTTTCGTTCACGAAGACTTCACGCCAGTAGAAAAAGGCGATCAAGTACCCGGTCGGCAACTGATTCATGAATTGAAATACCCGCATTTAATTATCGGCATGTTCGTCACCACAATGATTATTCAAGCCTCCAACAACTCAATTAGCCCGCTGTTGAGTTTATATGTCCGTCAATTAATGCATCATGGCAATAACGTAGCGTTAGTCAGCGGAGTTGTCGCGGCTACTCCAGGGATCGCAACCTTAATTGCCGCGCCGCGTTTTGGTGCACTTGGCGATCGGATCGGTTCCGAGAAAATTTTACTCGGTGGCTTGATCTTCGCCGTCTTCGTTTACGTTCCGCAAGCTTTCGTTCAAAATGTTTGGCAACTCGGTGCCCTGCGTCTGCTGGTTGGGGTCGCCGATGCCGCATTGTTACCGCAAGTTCAAACGATTCTTGCGAAGTACTCACCCCATAGTTCCGCCGGACGGATTTTCAGTTATAACCAATCCTTCCAAGCAATGGGGAATGTCGCCGGACCTTTAATTGGTTCCAGCGTTTCTGGCCTATTCGGTTACAGCGGGGTTTTCCTATCGACAACCGTTTTAGTAATCGTCAACCTCTTCTGGGTGCGTCAGAATACAAAAGTCTTACGCGAAGAACATGAAATACAAAAATAA
- a CDS encoding Rnf-Nqr domain containing protein, whose protein sequence is MAKQKTNWRWVDWLYVFTIVSQLIYIGYYLEQMLTNPKDNGTLSFAVLQVVAGLVIATLPIIIERFMPYRFPEILYAVYLIFVYCSILLGTGLHFYSRLYYWDKFLHVLSAGLLAGLGYTVFNVLISKQLRQTISALLMSLFAATFGSTIGVLWEFYEFTGDSLLGLNMQRYMAKGHLLLGQAALLDTMGDLLADVLGSCLIAIIGYFCIKHNRDWLDKLTFTKK, encoded by the coding sequence ATGGCAAAACAAAAAACAAATTGGCGGTGGGTAGATTGGCTTTATGTCTTCACCATTGTGAGTCAATTAATCTATATTGGTTATTACTTAGAACAAATGCTGACTAACCCCAAAGACAACGGAACATTGTCTTTTGCCGTTTTACAAGTGGTTGCAGGCCTGGTGATTGCGACCTTACCTATTATCATTGAACGCTTTATGCCATACCGGTTTCCAGAGATTCTATATGCAGTTTATTTAATCTTTGTATACTGTTCGATTTTATTGGGGACGGGATTACATTTTTATAGTCGCTTATACTACTGGGATAAATTCTTGCATGTCTTGAGTGCCGGGTTATTGGCGGGCTTAGGGTATACGGTCTTTAACGTATTGATTTCAAAACAACTCCGTCAAACCATTTCAGCCTTACTCATGAGTTTGTTTGCGGCAACGTTTGGGAGTACGATTGGTGTGTTGTGGGAATTCTATGAATTTACCGGCGATAGTTTGTTAGGCTTAAACATGCAACGTTATATGGCAAAAGGTCACCTTTTATTAGGCCAAGCAGCCTTGTTAGACACGATGGGGGACTTACTAGCGGATGTCTTGGGATCATGTTTAATCGCCATTATCGGCTATTTCTGTATTAAACATAACCGGGACTGGTTAGATAAACTGACGTTTACCAAAAAATAG
- a CDS encoding TMEM175 family protein gives MKIDRLQAFSDGVFAILLTLLVLDFKVPDYQAGHLSQAVIAQWPTLAAYVLSFFYVGTLWLFHHDYFAKIKQTNWQLNVINLSILFAVTLINYPTSLLSESIAQQNGADIRFAFTSYAIVALVISALFWVLYRYMALHHELMRQYEQRHEEFYQTIKNDPLRSVLIYAIAIVGIQINSWLGALLILLGNIFHFIAYLRLSRSVTLYHLNGKDE, from the coding sequence ATGAAAATCGATCGATTACAAGCATTTAGCGATGGCGTTTTTGCCATTTTATTAACACTATTAGTGTTAGACTTTAAAGTGCCGGACTATCAAGCAGGGCATTTGAGTCAAGCGGTGATTGCACAGTGGCCAACTTTGGCTGCCTATGTACTATCCTTTTTTTATGTGGGGACATTATGGTTGTTTCATCACGATTATTTTGCGAAAATAAAACAAACTAACTGGCAGTTAAACGTGATCAATCTCAGTATTTTATTTGCAGTGACACTGATTAATTACCCAACTAGTTTGTTGTCGGAATCGATTGCTCAACAAAATGGCGCTGATATTCGATTTGCTTTTACATCGTATGCGATTGTTGCATTAGTCATCTCAGCTTTGTTTTGGGTATTATATCGGTATATGGCACTGCATCATGAACTAATGCGTCAGTATGAACAGCGACACGAGGAATTTTATCAAACGATTAAAAATGATCCCTTACGAAGTGTCTTGATTTACGCCATTGCCATTGTCGGAATTCAGATTAATAGCTGGCTAGGGGCACTGTTGATTTTGCTGGGCAATATCTTTCATTTCATCGCATACTTGCGACTTAGTCGGAGTGTCACGCTGTATCATTTGAATGGAAAGGATGAATAA
- a CDS encoding chloride channel protein has product MSSPTTKTTQFKIIFVLYSLLLGLLIGGIAAAFLALINFSTHLIWQVGYSHFNQPFYPLLVGLFGGLLVGLMQRYWGPYPKTMHETLSEFKQTGSVAYQQQVGKNIIAALVVLACGASLGPEAALSTNVGGLITWLGDRLKLTAQQKETFLTMGIGAMLAAIFHAPLAGVGEAIETTSLRDHFKSHFNQVLLYILTTATGILGFALVNQLFPKESPFTLHTPIIHWTLIVWPLLILALIVGLVFGNLFLKIEQWCQWLFDTIQRPVLLAMVAGVFLGACGLLSPYLLFSGEHYLFTFTKSGLDQSFIYLLLIGLGKTVLTNLLFAFGWRGGKIFPAIFASAAIGLSLAVVLPYTPGLLVATVVAVSCTVIVAQPYVTATLLLFLFPIQFFPVILLACLASHRIQKMLIK; this is encoded by the coding sequence ATGTCATCACCTACCACTAAAACCACGCAGTTTAAAATTATTTTTGTTTTATATAGCTTACTTTTAGGATTGTTGATTGGTGGCATAGCGGCCGCCTTTTTAGCCCTCATTAATTTCAGTACACACTTAATTTGGCAAGTCGGTTATTCGCATTTCAACCAGCCATTTTATCCGTTGCTTGTTGGTCTATTTGGCGGATTACTCGTCGGCTTAATGCAACGTTATTGGGGGCCTTATCCTAAAACAATGCATGAAACACTCAGCGAATTTAAACAAACCGGGTCCGTTGCCTACCAACAGCAAGTCGGTAAAAACATTATCGCCGCCTTAGTTGTATTAGCCTGCGGCGCTAGCCTTGGCCCTGAAGCCGCGCTCTCGACCAACGTCGGCGGCCTAATCACTTGGTTGGGCGATCGACTTAAACTAACCGCTCAGCAAAAAGAAACGTTTTTGACGATGGGGATTGGTGCCATGCTAGCGGCCATCTTCCACGCACCGCTAGCCGGTGTTGGTGAGGCGATTGAGACAACCTCCTTGCGCGATCATTTCAAATCACACTTCAATCAAGTTCTATTATACATTCTCACAACCGCAACTGGGATTCTTGGTTTCGCCTTGGTCAACCAACTCTTCCCCAAAGAAAGTCCATTTACACTGCACACACCAATCATTCATTGGACATTAATAGTTTGGCCACTTCTTATTTTAGCATTAATTGTCGGTTTAGTTTTTGGCAATCTATTCTTAAAAATAGAACAATGGTGCCAGTGGCTCTTTGATACGATTCAGCGGCCGGTCTTACTTGCAATGGTCGCTGGTGTGTTCTTGGGTGCTTGTGGTCTATTGTCGCCTTATTTACTCTTTTCTGGAGAACACTACTTGTTCACCTTTACCAAATCCGGTTTAGATCAATCATTCATTTATTTACTCTTAATCGGACTTGGAAAAACCGTTCTAACCAATCTGCTATTTGCCTTTGGTTGGCGGGGCGGTAAAATTTTCCCAGCCATTTTTGCAAGTGCGGCAATCGGTTTAAGTCTCGCCGTTGTGTTGCCATACACTCCCGGCCTCCTGGTTGCCACGGTTGTCGCTGTCAGTTGTACGGTGATTGTGGCACAACCGTACGTCACTGCTACTTTGTTACTCTTTCTTTTCCCGATTCAATTTTTCCCAGTCATTTTGCTAGCGTGTCTCGCTAGTCATCGAATTCAAAAAATGTTGATTAAATAG
- a CDS encoding type B 50S ribosomal protein L31 — MKQGIHPDYHKVVFMDSSTGFKFISGSTANSAETVEWEDGNTYPLIRVEISSDSHPFYTGKQKFTQADGRVDRFNKKYGFADKNAAK; from the coding sequence ATGAAACAAGGTATTCATCCAGATTATCACAAGGTAGTATTTATGGATTCATCAACTGGCTTCAAGTTCATCTCAGGTTCAACTGCTAACTCAGCTGAAACTGTTGAATGGGAAGACGGTAACACATATCCATTAATCCGTGTTGAAATTTCATCAGATTCACATCCATTCTACACAGGTAAACAAAAGTTTACTCAAGCAGATGGTCGTGTCGATCGTTTCAACAAAAAATATGGTTTTGCAGACAAGAACGCTGCCAAATAA
- a CDS encoding UDP-N-acetylglucosamine 1-carboxyvinyltransferase, which translates to MKKMLIQGGNLLSGEVTIGGAKNSTVAIIPAAILAESKVVLDCVPHIKDVNSLLSILEDMSVSSTFVDDTVEIDPTHIISTPLPSGKIQSLRASYYFMGALLGRFGEAIVGLPGGDDIGPRPIDQHIKGFEALGATVTNNHGAILIKAPNGLHGAKIYLDMASVGATINLLLAAVRAEGQTVIENAAREPEIVDIATFLNNMGAKIRGAGTDIIRIDGVEHLYGRNTHTIIPDRIEAGTYLSMAAAIGDGVNVKNIISEHMDAYLAKLEEMGVKMDVKEDSIFVYPSPNLKMVQIKTMPYPGFATDLQQPLTPLLLKAQGEGIVVDTLYPKRTRHVPELIRMGADISIENDVIILHHADKLQGAEVSADEIRGGACLMIAGLMANGVTTIDNASNILRGYDRVVDKLTGLGAIVKMVEE; encoded by the coding sequence ATGAAAAAAATGTTAATTCAAGGTGGCAATCTCTTATCTGGAGAGGTCACAATTGGCGGTGCAAAGAATAGCACGGTTGCGATTATTCCCGCTGCTATTTTGGCGGAGTCGAAAGTCGTTTTAGACTGTGTGCCGCACATTAAAGACGTCAACAGCCTACTATCCATTCTAGAAGATATGTCTGTCTCATCTACTTTTGTTGATGACACGGTTGAAATTGATCCAACCCACATTATTTCGACACCACTTCCAAGCGGGAAGATTCAAAGTTTACGCGCCTCATATTATTTCATGGGGGCTTTATTAGGTCGTTTTGGGGAAGCAATCGTTGGGTTGCCAGGTGGCGATGATATTGGTCCACGACCAATTGATCAACATATTAAAGGGTTTGAAGCACTTGGTGCGACAGTGACTAATAACCACGGTGCTATCCTAATTAAGGCACCAAACGGCTTACACGGTGCTAAAATTTATCTTGATATGGCATCAGTTGGCGCAACGATTAATTTATTATTAGCCGCTGTCCGTGCTGAAGGACAAACTGTCATTGAAAATGCAGCACGCGAACCCGAAATTGTGGATATCGCGACATTCTTGAACAATATGGGTGCTAAGATCCGCGGTGCTGGGACTGACATTATCCGCATTGATGGGGTTGAACATCTGTATGGGCGCAATACACACACCATTATTCCTGATCGGATTGAAGCGGGAACTTATTTAAGTATGGCTGCAGCCATCGGGGATGGTGTGAACGTCAAGAACATCATCAGTGAACACATGGACGCTTACCTCGCTAAGTTAGAGGAAATGGGCGTTAAGATGGATGTTAAGGAAGATAGTATCTTCGTTTATCCATCACCTAATTTAAAAATGGTTCAAATTAAAACTATGCCATATCCTGGCTTTGCAACGGATTTGCAACAACCACTAACGCCGCTCTTATTAAAAGCGCAAGGTGAAGGCATTGTGGTTGATACCCTTTATCCTAAACGAACACGCCACGTCCCAGAATTAATTCGGATGGGTGCAGATATCTCAATCGAAAATGATGTGATTATTTTACATCATGCCGACAAGTTACAAGGTGCCGAAGTATCCGCCGATGAAATTCGGGGCGGTGCTTGTTTAATGATCGCTGGCTTAATGGCCAATGGTGTGACAACGATTGATAACGCAAGTAATATTTTGCGGGGCTATGACCGCGTTGTTGATAAACTAACGGGTCTGGGCGCAATCGTCAAAATGGTTGAAGAATAA
- a CDS encoding CTP synthase, translating into MTKYVFVTGGVVSSLGKGIVAASLGRLLKNRGLKVTIQKFDPYINVDPGTMSPYQHGEVFVTDDGTETDLDLGHYERFIDNNLNKYSNVTTGKIYSEVLRKERKGEYLGATVQVIPHITNMIKEKIMRAATTTDSDIVITEIGGTVGDIESLPFLEALRQMKADVGAENCIYIHTTLVPYLKAAGEMKTKPTQHSVKELRSIGIQPNVLVCRTEKPIPDDMRNKIAQFCDVEPEAVVESRDAESIYDIPLLLKNQGLDDFVLNHFKMTAPEADMTEWIDMLHTIKNLQGTKKIALVGKYIELQDAYISVNEALRHAGYAYNTDVKVTPIQSEDITKENVAETLAGFDGIIVPGGFGDRGLEGMILSIQYARENDVPYLGICLGMQMASIEFARNVAGITDATTGEVHPEAKHKLIDIMSDQKDLENMGGTQRLGLYPCKLKPGTKTAAAYDNQSVIQQRHRHRYEFNNEYRELLTDKGLVFAGTSPDNRLVEVIEIPENKFFVAAQYHPEFLSRPNKPEGLFKAFIGATM; encoded by the coding sequence ATGACCAAATATGTTTTTGTAACAGGTGGCGTTGTTTCTTCACTTGGTAAAGGGATTGTTGCGGCTTCACTTGGTCGTTTGTTAAAGAATCGTGGATTAAAGGTGACGATTCAAAAATTCGATCCATATATCAACGTGGATCCCGGTACAATGAGTCCTTACCAACATGGTGAAGTTTTCGTAACAGATGATGGTACTGAAACTGATTTAGATCTTGGCCATTACGAACGTTTTATCGACAATAATTTAAATAAATATTCTAACGTGACGACAGGTAAAATTTATTCAGAAGTTTTACGTAAAGAACGTAAAGGTGAATACCTTGGCGCAACTGTTCAAGTCATTCCACACATCACAAACATGATTAAAGAAAAAATCATGCGTGCTGCTACAACGACTGATTCAGATATCGTGATTACTGAAATCGGTGGGACTGTTGGTGATATTGAATCACTACCATTCTTAGAAGCACTTCGTCAAATGAAGGCGGATGTTGGCGCAGAAAACTGCATCTACATTCATACGACATTAGTCCCTTACTTGAAGGCTGCCGGTGAAATGAAGACCAAACCAACACAACACAGTGTTAAAGAATTACGGAGCATCGGGATTCAACCAAACGTCTTGGTTTGTCGGACTGAAAAACCAATTCCTGATGACATGCGGAACAAGATTGCCCAATTCTGTGACGTTGAACCAGAAGCCGTTGTTGAATCGCGCGATGCTGAATCAATCTACGATATTCCATTGTTATTGAAGAACCAAGGCTTAGACGACTTTGTCTTGAACCACTTCAAGATGACAGCACCAGAAGCTGACATGACAGAATGGATTGATATGTTACACACCATCAAGAATCTTCAAGGTACAAAGAAGATTGCCTTGGTTGGTAAATATATCGAATTACAAGATGCTTATATCTCAGTGAACGAAGCATTACGTCATGCTGGTTATGCTTATAACACCGACGTTAAAGTAACACCAATCCAATCAGAAGACATTACGAAAGAAAATGTTGCTGAAACATTAGCTGGCTTTGATGGGATTATCGTCCCTGGTGGTTTCGGTGATCGTGGTTTAGAAGGGATGATCCTTTCAATTCAATATGCGCGTGAAAATGATGTACCATATCTTGGTATTTGTTTAGGGATGCAAATGGCAAGTATTGAATTTGCCCGCAACGTTGCTGGGATTACAGATGCCACAACTGGTGAAGTGCACCCAGAAGCAAAACATAAATTAATCGACATCATGTCAGATCAAAAAGATCTTGAAAACATGGGTGGGACACAACGTCTTGGCTTGTATCCATGTAAATTAAAACCAGGTACAAAGACTGCTGCTGCTTATGATAACCAAAGTGTTATCCAACAACGTCACCGTCACCGTTATGAATTCAATAACGAATACCGTGAATTGTTGACAGACAAAGGCTTAGTCTTTGCCGGGACTTCACCTGACAATCGTTTAGTTGAAGTGATCGAAATTCCAGAAAACAAATTCTTCGTGGCAGCTCAATATCACCCAGAATTCCTATCACGCCCAAACAAACCAGAAGGCTTGTTCAAGGCATTTATTGGCGCAACAATGTAG
- a CDS encoding ROK family protein, whose protein sequence is MLQDALLALDIGGSAVKYGIWTKHQLINQAQFPTPLTRNRFYSEVEQLRDQFATDFHLTGIAVSCPGDPDEQTGIIHGMSYVPFLHLGEFQTEFATRLGLPVSLQNDADSAAFAEMTAGIGQGHLSALFTIIGSGIGLSIIENGTILKTTADKIDNFEKFIADAIKTLNNSKVSPVQIGKTVSLRNFKLPNTIDGKTVFELADQGDPIATLEVAQMYAALAEIMLFLNVAYTPEIIGVGGGISQRTDLLPKLNAAIDALLADDNSSINRYWQRRAGATTPIPVPHIEICHFNQDANLIGAVYHFLERECVVSRVSDED, encoded by the coding sequence ATGCTACAAGACGCGTTACTAGCTTTAGATATCGGCGGTTCTGCCGTCAAATATGGGATTTGGACGAAACACCAACTAATTAACCAAGCGCAATTCCCTACACCGCTAACACGCAATCGCTTCTATTCCGAAGTTGAACAATTACGTGATCAATTTGCGACCGACTTTCATTTAACTGGAATTGCGGTGAGTTGTCCTGGTGATCCAGATGAACAGACTGGCATCATCCATGGCATGAGTTATGTGCCATTTTTGCACCTCGGTGAATTTCAAACTGAATTTGCAACGCGCCTTGGTCTGCCCGTCTCTCTCCAAAATGATGCCGACAGTGCAGCATTCGCCGAGATGACAGCTGGGATTGGTCAAGGTCATCTGAGCGCCTTATTCACAATAATTGGTTCTGGGATTGGCTTATCCATTATCGAAAATGGGACCATTCTCAAAACGACTGCTGATAAAATCGATAACTTCGAAAAATTCATCGCAGATGCCATTAAAACACTCAATAATTCAAAAGTCTCACCCGTCCAAATTGGCAAGACTGTCTCCCTCCGTAATTTTAAACTCCCCAATACAATCGACGGCAAAACCGTCTTCGAACTTGCCGATCAAGGGGATCCGATTGCCACCCTAGAAGTCGCACAGATGTATGCTGCCCTTGCGGAAATCATGCTCTTTTTAAACGTTGCTTACACGCCCGAGATTATTGGTGTCGGTGGTGGCATTAGTCAGCGAACTGACCTACTACCAAAATTAAACGCTGCGATTGACGCACTTTTAGCCGATGACAATAGTAGTATTAATCGTTACTGGCAACGCCGTGCAGGGGCAACCACCCCTATTCCTGTGCCACACATCGAAATTTGTCACTTCAACCAAGACGCCAACTTAATCGGCGCGGTTTACCATTTTCTTGAACGAGAGTGTGTCGTAAGTCGGGTATCCGACGAGGATTAG
- the rpoE gene encoding DNA-directed RNA polymerase subunit delta, whose product MIEVAHAILEEKGDTIAFADLTNEIQNYLGKSDEEVRARLSQFYTDLNEDGSFISLGENVWGLRSWYPYESVDEEVNHPEDEEDQPTKKKRRKKVNAFLADVTDDDDVIDYSDDDPEDEDLDADDGVDLAATDDVAGDDLTEYKADLQNIGDDDDDEDDDALEDGIEGQLSEFSDDEDEEDEDDEL is encoded by the coding sequence ATGATTGAAGTCGCACATGCAATTTTAGAAGAAAAAGGCGACACGATTGCATTCGCTGACTTAACGAATGAAATTCAAAACTATTTAGGCAAAAGTGATGAAGAAGTGCGTGCACGCTTATCACAATTTTATACGGATTTAAATGAAGATGGTAGTTTCATTTCTTTAGGCGAAAACGTTTGGGGCCTCCGTTCTTGGTACCCATATGAATCTGTCGATGAAGAAGTTAACCATCCAGAAGATGAAGAAGACCAACCAACTAAGAAGAAACGTCGTAAGAAGGTTAATGCATTCTTAGCAGATGTTACCGACGATGACGATGTGATTGATTACAGTGACGATGATCCAGAAGACGAAGACTTAGATGCTGATGATGGTGTTGATTTAGCAGCTACAGATGACGTTGCTGGTGATGACTTAACTGAATACAAAGCTGACTTACAAAACATCGGTGACGATGACGATGATGAAGACGACGATGCCTTAGAAGACGGTATCGAAGGTCAATTATCTGAATTTAGCGATGATGAAGACGAAGAAGACGAAGATGACGAGCTTTAA
- a CDS encoding DUF1934 domain-containing protein: protein MASQSGIPVKVHLETQIQQDGQLEKHVFDEDGQVVKMGESLYLRYLEHGGEQATAVRFKLAADGQIQLTRGTEEDETQLRLYFKQGEDLGSIYQTKYGNMPVLTTTTHLLSMVKEQPLSGEITVHYQLAINNQAVGDYKLRLIFTA, encoded by the coding sequence ATGGCAAGTCAAAGCGGAATTCCGGTCAAGGTACACCTTGAAACGCAAATTCAACAAGATGGGCAACTTGAAAAACACGTTTTCGATGAGGATGGTCAAGTTGTCAAAATGGGAGAGTCACTTTACTTACGTTATCTGGAACACGGTGGTGAACAAGCCACCGCGGTACGGTTTAAATTGGCTGCTGACGGTCAAATTCAATTAACGCGGGGCACAGAAGAAGACGAGACGCAATTGCGGTTGTACTTTAAGCAAGGCGAAGACCTCGGATCAATTTACCAAACAAAATATGGCAACATGCCAGTGCTCACAACGACAACCCATTTATTATCGATGGTGAAGGAACAACCGTTATCAGGTGAAATTACGGTTCATTACCAACTTGCCATCAATAATCAAGCCGTGGGGGATTACAAATTACGATTGATTTTTACAGCTTAA